The DNA region GTCTTTTCCGTGACCCTGACACGTTTTTCCGCATTTTGCGTGAAGTGATGTCATGTATTTCTGTTTCCGTGTGTGTCACGTATTGTATTTGttaggcttcagtcacaccaaaagtgctttaaacgcttgcaaacgcaaggcgcgacgcactgccttttttaaaaaaaagagcagtgcgacgcggcttttcatattgctaagcaaccaccgagtcagctgtcttgtcaatcaaatattgaagcgtgagcgctcttttgctgttaactgtcatatcagcagaaactttaaaaagaggacgcttgctctgaccttgtttgaggatgagaggtgcacaaacacgcaggagagagtgagcgagtggagtccggttcttcaaagcaactgtaaacttccctcgccacaacgtaaggcccgcctctcccctcattcgattggacaatggaaagacacgaatgacgtcgggcgcttctccgctctcagcgctccttcaaaaacgcgtccgcggcaggcggcaaaaaaccgcaaggcgctcggcgcgcataaacagcgcgcaaacgcgccctgtccatagaatatcattcaaaaaaggcgcctgcaactgccataaacgctattggtgtgactggccccttactcaactgttttgtcctattttcttaccattgtcgcttcactttagggttagatttacataaaatgacatccttacccaaaccaaactctaaccctaatgcaaggcgacaatggtttaaaaatcataaaaatataaaaaataaatcatgaaaaaaaggtataaaccGATAtgtaaagtgacatcctaacgcaaacaccaaatctaaccctaaaccgaagcgtcaatgctttgaaaataggacaaaacagttgagtaacaaatacgtgacattgacacgtaaacagaaatatgtgacatgttcacgcaaaaaaggcggaaaaacgtgttagtgtcacggaaaagactcacaaaattacgtgactttaggtacataattttgtgatacAGGGTTGCAGTGTGACATTTCTATTTGCtgaaaagtaaaaatgaacGCAGCGCTCTCTGCCCATATTCACAGTAACGTAAcgaaaaatatttgcatgctcAAAGTCCAATACAACCCTTAACGCAAATAAAGTGAAGACTGTTGCCAGGAAAATGCTGTGATTCTTAAGAAACACAAACATCAGAATACAACTCATCTttgaattttaacatttttaattaataatttgtCATTTAATGTTTACTCTTAATTTATTGAAATTAGTGACACATCGTTTGTTTAATTGTCATTAAGCGTAACTAAACACCGCCCTCTGGCAGTGAATTGTGGGAAATATCAGCCATTTGAGTGTGCATAGATTTACTTCAAATTTTCATATAAAATAGTAAACCATACAGGAACTTTATGAATACTCACACTACTATTTTTGGCATACTAATTTTGTTTTTTCGAATACTGCAGTATAGAAGTGCATCCCTATGCCGAACAGCAGGTGTCATCATCGTTTAGTCTGCATACATGTCTGTGTAATAAATCCATGTAATATTGTGTCACAATCTTATAAGATGGCATACATTGAACAGTATGTAGCAGGATTAAAGTCTTGATATGGTTAAATTTAGCACACTTTCTATGGAAAGTCTATGGTAGCCCGTtcaaaacacttattatacacCCTCGCATAGACTCCCTGGCAAACACGGCAGTAACGGATGTGTTAATTCTAGATGGCTCCCTTCAATGGTAATTACACACTCcgtaaacaacatttatttttgataaaCAATGTTTTGGTGGCTTTATTTGATCAGACATGGGAAACTTTTTCTTGGCAGATGATATTCAAATGTCTTTCTACGGAAGCATATTTGTCTCTTTACATCATCACCCCACACCCCACCCCTATTCTGCCTTATAAAGGGAAATTGCAGAGACATGTTGTGGGCATTGACAACATCTACCTGCAGACACACAGTagaaaataaagacaaagaaaatGGGTAAGAATTTACATCTATGCTGTAATGTTATGTTTGCCAATGTATCCAATTAACTTATGTTTTAAAGATACCCAGAGTGAAAGTAACTTGGTTTACTTTTAGGTAAAATAAAAGTCATGCACTCATGGCACATTTTATTGATTTTGATCACAATGTGTGCACTGCAATTTAGATGCaatataaaattgtaaaaagcGATCATGAAAAATGCAAGCTTTGAAACTGTACTCTCAAATGAAGTTGCATCGTTGAAATATTTCGGTGTTGATGAATTtccaaaaaatgcaaaattatctACAAGCAGTATCAAGTTTTACAATGGAATAAAATCAACAAGAACCAAGGAATTGTCTGGTGTGTGAAACCACATACTTAAACTGTCTTTTTTATCTAAACGTTACATGCCTTTTTTCTAACAACTTATTTAAGTTAAAATGGGACAATTACATATTTTGCATGATATTGATATACATGATATACATTTCCAAAATTGTGCCATCACCCGTAATTCATGCAATATTTTTAATGCAACTTATTAATACGTTCGGCATGCGGTTTGTTGTATGTTGATTGATGAAGAAGATTGTGAACTCATATCACCTCTCTCGTCTAGACTCCCTGGACACTACAATAggcttacacccggcgcaatacAGCGCAATGTGCACGCAAGTTTCTTAGTTTCAACTAAACACAAATCTCATTTTCGCGTTTAGCACCACgttgtttaaaaagcaaatgcatttgtgcccatgggcgttctggtctgaaaacaaggtgtgttcaggcgcatgtTGGCGCGTTGATATTTTTAAGCAATTAAATAGActccattgaccaactaaaatctgtctaaagtcaatggcgcaatattgttaattgtaatattgtttaatgagcgcgttagtaatatgcaGCTATAAACAGGATGACAACACGCATTTGcatatcacacacatggatgcgcagcagcacataAACGTTTTGAAGAGTGAGAaagtaaaagattattattgagtgtcttggacataaatgagaactgattatgagacgttaaaaggcgtaaagagctgcgtTACCTGTAGCCTAGTAAGTAATTAgatgttttgatttaaacaaatacaaatagatattttttgaatgcttttttaatgctgctaCTCTAcgcatttattgtatatgatgactttgtaccatGGATGTTGAGATGGGaaccttttttaagtaatgcttttcacTTATAGTGCTGAAACGTtttggctctccacacgtttgtaaaatctttatctcctgtttgttacaaataaacaatttttagagtacaaaccttttcttgcatatttgtaaattattcttaGAGATTACCCTGATCATGAAAGCTATCCTgccatttacagcaattaatgTTGGGGTTTTTGTCTGTGGGTTTTTTGATGTTATTATTTCCTTGTCatgctttgttttattttgcttcTTGTTACCTGGGTTCCTTGTTTATTGCATTATGTCCTGTTTATTGATTGGTTTTGTCTTTGCTTATGATTTTGATTTACATTATGTCTTGTACTGTGTTGTATACCTTGTTTTGATCAGTGTCTTACCTGAGCTCCCTGTGTTAATTCTGTCTCCGCCTTGTCATTTGTTACTATGGTTATTCATTGTTTTTACGCTCCTCCCCTTGTTTGCTGTCTTGGTGATTCATTGTTTTCGTTTACCCATTGgacattgtgttgtttaaattcACTTCTGTTTCCCTTGTCTTGTACGGTTCATTTTAGCGTGTTTTACGTATGTCTCGGTGTCGCCCAGAGTTTtcgtgttttgttttgtttgcatTCTCAAGTTGAATTAAATACTGCAATTGGATCCGCTATCTCCTGTCTTTTCTCTATTGTGTGCAGCACCCTGACAATTAAAGCTCGCaaattttacttccatgactgaaagaaaacgacttttaaaggtttaaaaaaaataattcattacaaatgaaaacaacacaaattttaacatcaatcttacACTGTTTCACGGTTCTTCTTCGTCCATTTAGTTTTTCTGTTTAAAAATTCCGCCATCTAAATAGGAAATCGGCATGGCGCGAGCGCAAATGACTTTTAAAGTGGATCAGAgttgagactctcattggtttattgcacgttaagCCCAAAACACGCCCGTTACGAGAATAGGAATTACCCGTTTAGGCTGTGCACTTggcacacaaaccattttttccatcgttaaattagcaaaagtcgATTCGGACACGCCCTGTGTGATATTTTGCAGGCTCTTTATCACACAATCAAAAAACTAATGAGCCACCCTTTATACCTCCAGGTGATCACCTAAAGATCGCATGACAAACTACACCACAATAAACcaataaacaaaaagaaaaaaaatccaggGAAGAAAACAAACTTAATGAAACCACACAACAAGCAAAAGTCTCATTCGAAATGTAGAAAAGTTCCTGTAAATTCAATCTTGAAAATAGTTtctataaatgttagaaatgtacaGAGACTGGCcttctcagctaccgtagttgcaactcttgtgTCATCACAACagtcaaggccgccttaatgcacgggcttacctgggctgaagcccaggggcctcccaagttcaagggcctcccaagtttgcgttcatgatgagctgaaaaggtcatattgttttgtaacttgtcaggttttctgtcaatcactctaattgcacgttacatggctgctgattggtccgttgtaacttaacgtgaaataaaatgttagacgtaacatattttttattccgcgtGATGTAATTACGTGCAcgttgtcaacttgacattcctgcatgttagactgagtgtgacagagaaacgggaaataatccaccaacaaatgaaagagtaatttctgaaatttcataataagcactgaggtgcaggtctctctctctttcgcgcgcgcgctcgctcgtttgctctctctgtgctcgtgcagctgtctgagtctctggcatgcagaagtctctccaaacgtgcacaagaaactgtgccgctaaattaagaaaggagttcccacacataatgctgttagttgttataaagtttaagtttactcgcgtttatatcagtgatgcgtgcgcagctggagcgatgtttgacgcgacgttagctcacagtacacacatctgttggtttagaaagacgagaaagagacgcaacggtaaaggtgcaagtctaagaaagtaaagagcgactagaccatctcaaatgatcatcccctgatagcaccattataatctcattatcttaagatcttatatacaggtatgttccctgtctgtcttgtgcatattcatacgtggtcgttttacatgcttatgtatgcataaatactaaatacaatgcatactatatcttcaatagcctacaaaataaataactgattaaaaaacaagattctgtctaaagacttatcttttgttatcattaatgcatttaacaagattctgtctataaagacttatcttttgttatcattaatgcattttcactttaaaactaactttaacttattatatttttaaaactgtggtgagcatttagttgtgagtggcaattttctgcaaatttgtattttccaaaaactatataaatataaagcttataaacatatatactttcacacattttggttttattatcaccacatgttgctgtgtgtggttgttaaataaagtgtcttgtgtttatgctcaagtgggctcagtgatatgttaataacaatattatggtgttttctggctcaaagagggaaaactcacagttgtatgtctcgaaagaaactaatgcattttgtgatgtacctagatattacacttaaaaaaaaattagactataaatcgaggggaaggggggcctacaaaacctcttagccccggggcctcacattaggttaaggcggccctgacAACAGTGTTCAACGTATCactgtttctgtttaataaacgttgtgcaatgTTTTGTTGGGGCTGAATGCAGGTTCCAGttgtatttgaaagttgagagagacGGTGGCTTTTCTCCGTGTTGTCGTGGTTTCAGCGCAGACATCAGAGAATGCTGCCTATTTTTCAAgatttggatttttttgacatttaataTTTGACCTTATAGGCACTTTAATAATGGCCTACACAccaaaaatatacaaagaatgaataaataataaaagaaaaactttgtaaGAAATGGGTGAATGTCAAACTCTTCGTTCTATCCCATGGGGAATtaaaatttcatttaaaaaaaattatatacacAATTGATACATGAAATACAAATAAGTCAGTCATTTGAAACCACCGTATGTATACTTCATTTGATTTTAAGCATATGCATAAAACACTGTATAATGTGCAAGTGATTTCTCTCTTTTCTTTTTGCAGTGGGCACAACTTTGAGACCTCAAAATCAGACAGAGAACACAACAAACATCAACACAGTGGAAAACCAAATCTTATCAAGCATCGATATCTTAAAGATCTGCATATATCTTGTCATCTTGATCATGGGTGTCATTGGAAATGGACTTGTCATCTTTGTGACCAGCTACAAAATGAAGACAACAGTCAACTCCGTTTGGTTTCTCAATTTGGCGATTGCAGACTTCATTTTCGTTTTCTGTTTGATTATCAACATAATTGTTACCTTCAACAATAAGGTTTGGCCCTTCAGCAACTTAATGTGTAAATTAACCTCGTTGGTCACAGTACTAAATATGTTTGCAAGCATTTTTTTGCTGACAGCTATCAGTCTGGACCGATGTCTGTGCACATGGTTGATTGTGTGGGTTCAGAACAAACGAACTCTTAACAAAGGCAGAATCATCTGTGTATTTGTGTGGATTTTATCCATCTGCTGCAGCATCCCTTTTGTCATCAATCGCTCGGTACAGGAATATAATGGATTGAAACACTGTGTCTATAAAAGCCAAAACCTGACAGATCTTGATGTATTATTGTCTCTGTTCACATACAGGTTTCTGGTTGGCTTTCTAATTCCCTTCTTGATCATTGCATCTTCATACATAGCTATTGGTGTGCGCGTGAAACGCCTTAAAATTGAAAAGCAGCTTCGGCCTTTGGGAGTCATTTTGTCTGTGATTCTGGCTTTCTTCATATGCTGGTTTCCTTTCCATGTTCAACAACTGTGTCACATAAGTGCAGTGAAGTATAACTGGAGTTACAGTGCTCATAAAACAATTAATTCTGCAGGACCTTTTATTCAGTGCCTGGCTTATCTAAACAGTTGTCTGAACCCCATTCTCTATGTGTTCATGTGTGATGAGTATAAGACAAAACTTAAAAAGTCTCTCCTGCTGGTGTTTGAGGCGGCCTTTTCAGAGGAGCATATGCGTTATCTGTCATCACGTCGTTCTACTTCATGCTATTCAGAGTCACTGGCAGGTGAATTTGGCAAGCAGACAAACGACACAACCATCTCCTCCTCTGGAAGTGGTCAGGGCAGAACAAGCAATTCAGTCTGGTGATGACCGAAAATATAAACTTGTAAACCGGAGATGAAGGTTTCTCAAATATTCCTCCATTCGGTCCCACCCCAAACTGTTGCCACTGGCTGAGTCAAAGTCGGACGGTTCGAGGAATCCAAAAAAAGAGCAATGAATgaggaaatgttttttaattGCCTTGTTACACAAAACCTTTACATTATAACGCTGTTAGACTAATGTATCTTTTGTTGTCTTAAAAATGATCATAACAGAGGGAACtgattattttctgtttttaacattttgtgacttTTTTATACACAAAGAGttgttttatattaaattatgcCTTTGCCTTATTGAAACCTTTGCtatcactgtaaaaatagacAATCAGGATGTACAACATAACCATAacataacaaatatatttaacttATTTACAATATTGAGCTGAATTGGTTAAATGAAGTTATTACACGCCCCTCTGGAATGTTTGATTGGCCAGTGATGACATTCCAAGGTTTGATATTCCCAGATAACATCCATCCAGTATTATCTGGGTTTTATTCCACATCTGGTACTGTGAGACATCGTGACAATTGcagtttaattaaaaaaaaaagttattgtCCATTAAGCTTATTTACCTCTATATTGCTGTTTTCATTGTCCTAAAAACAAGGAAATGTCTTCCTTGtgctatgaagtccctcctttagaaatatgtaacgagttctgattgtgtagtttgtttagtgtgttgtgattcgacagcagcttagcttagcatttGATACAAGTAAGCGATTATGCCATTTCATGAGACGTAAATAACACTGGTCCTGtttattattctttctttcttttttatttattttacatacagAAAAAAATCGTAAAGgtgtttatttacacaaatAGTCATAAAGGTGTTTATTTTCCATGCACAATAGTTTTAAAGGTGTTTGAAGGTGTTTCATGAAGTCAaatgttctgttggttgtattttattgtaatgtttgtgaatgttaaaaaactgaaacagcaAGTTCTCCTGGAACGGTGTTGTTTACCGCTTGAAAAATCCTTTATAACATATCAAATCAATATTttgcatacacatacatatatttacaCATGTGGTGTAGTGTGATATCATATGATATCATACCAGTTGGTTGTTATTGTAAATAATCCCTTCAGGGTGCTACAAAAGCCCCTCTGCTTTGTGAAGGGGTCCTGATTTGATATGCAATAACAACTGTCTGGCTGTGTGTTATCTCTTACttaacgagacaaacagacccagtcccggtagatgtgaaagtcggcacacctctgatctactggctgtccttcaacgttatgcccagctgatacctgaccaacgatcaccggcagaaccgcttaatctccgctaaatctccatttccgttctcccaagggtttttccctcctaggacttatttttcctcggataaaagcccggggtttttttttctcctagggggtttttcaccccggggaggcagcctttttgggctttacctagcttcctcttctatacgttgctttagtaatacgtgcaattataatattgagtcatagccgcagcaaatttaactgctcatgctatcatgtattctgttgtgctatctgtcgttttctgtgcttttcactgcttctatttatgtcagctgctttgaaacaattgacttttgtgaaaagcgctatataaataaaattgaattgaattgaattaaaccataaacatctagagtccagcctgatctcacaaatttccatgGGATAGTCACTgaatttttgctcatttttcatTGGCATTCTCACATAtgggttactcaactgttttgtcctattttcttaccattgtcgcttcggtttagggttagatttacataaaatgacatccttacccaaacccaactcttaacccaacgccaggcaacaattgttttaagtttagaaaatataaaataataaatcagaatttttttataaaccaatatttaaagtgacatactaacgcaaacaccaaatctaaccctaaaccgaagcgacaatggtttgaaaataggaaaaagcagtttagtaaccaatctgtgagaatgccacagaaaaatgagcaaaaaattcggtgactatcccacggaactttgtgagatcacgTTGCAAGATTCAGGTAACAGGTTGAATAGTTTTTAGGGCTAAGAAGAGGGCAGCGCTGTACCTGTCTTTGTTATTCTAATGCGCACAATCATTTCTTGTTCTCTTTGTTTGCTCCCCTGACACACCCACTAGGTAGTTTTGATGGTTGTCATCACTAATTACCTTTCATgtggaaaaatacaaatgtatttttttcttttttgaaaacgtattcattattttaaggtaaataaGGATGTTTTCATTGTGTACTAGGGGATAGTtcagcaaaaaatacaaatgaccccatgatttactcaccctcaactCATCTGAGAAACATATGTTCATCATCTTTCAGTTGAACACAatttgagttattttagtaattgTCCTGGCTATTCCAATTTTTATAACAACATAAAACAGGGCCCATAACTTTCAgcttgatggtgagtaaattatggggtaatttttatttttcggtttattttgtttaaataaactttaatatATGAGGTATTTTGATGTGTACGTGTGTTTCAGTTCCTCATAAGTCTTTCTAGTTATAACTTGTTTGTCAGGGAAATCTTGCTTTGATAAAATGTACAGCTGAAATGCACTATTAGTTGCtatggataaaagcgtctgccaaatgtgtaCATGTAATACTTGGCCCTCCACTGACTGCATTGAATTGTTTCCTGACAGAGATCTACTGTAGCATTACTTACTTTTACTTCATAAAACAGTACTTATTTAGTTAATTTCCCTTTTTCTGGAAAGTTCCCTCCTCTCTTAATCTTATTTTACAGAGTGATAAGGTACTCTGTACCCGGGGAGTAAAGTAACATGCAGATCATTTATCTTTATCAACTCTGAGATCACAAAACTGAAGTTATTCATCTTTTTACATTGAAGACTCATAAATGTTTCGCTCTTTGTTACGGCTGTTTTCGCACTACTTTCCCAGTAAAAATTTAGCATTAAAATTAGTAgtgttattataataaaactgatgaaagtgtacttatAGCTCTTATCTGTCACATCTGACCTGAGACACtaaaagtatgtttaaagtatttcttacatgcattttagtttcataaatgtttgcttttaaataaaaaactcttTCTTATTCCAGAGATAAGGATTTTGGCTCATCTGTTTTTGCgtgattttcattttgggtTACATAAAAAagattctgtagaaattacagtaatactggcagctggttgccagtaacttactgtagattttccCCATATGAATGGGGCCTGAAACCAATCGGAGAAAATTGGAATCTATGCGTATTTGTCCTGCTAACATGTTCATGGGTCATATTCGCGGgactgctttgaaacaattaaacaattgtgataagcgctatataaataaaatttaatttaattgaatATCCGATTGGTGCAACATGAGGGGAAAAAACGGAATTGAGTCATTTGAAACATGCAATGTAAATGCGGCCTTAGTGTCACTATACCACATATCTTCCTGTGGTATTAAGGAGAAGAACAAGCTTTTAGTTTCTTAATTTCTATAGATGCACATTTGTAATTTGGAGATAAAAAACTTCCCCATCAGACAAACAGTCCATTTCAACCTGGTCAGGGTATTCAAACAAAGCAATGAATTCATGAGGAACAAGTGGAGAATCGATCTACATACTTTATTTAGGTTATAGTAACTCTGTATTAGTGACCTACTCACttaatgttttttgttgttttataatACACAACCTTTAAATTGTGATTATTATATTGTGTTACAAAAATAAAGACGCATGTAAGTCTACACAAAGTCCGCCACTTGGGACAGGACCATACTGCACCCACACAAACtatataaatgtattgttttgaCAGTAAAGCAGTTGCTTCTTTATATTAGATAATATAGATTCACTTCAAATTTTCATATAAAATAGTAGACCATCCAGGTACTTTATAGATACTCATACTACAAATTGGGACAGAGGTGGGGGACTCGAGTCACATGACTTTACAAGTTactacttgagacttgacttgacttgaagTGGAAGACTCGACAATGACTTATAAACAAACAgcaataaaattaatttaaaaaaaaattattgtgacGTCAGCACCACTAATCAGCGTCTGTGCCTTTAACGCTGCACAATTCAAACCGCGCCAAACATGGCAGACAGTAGACGGGCTCCACAAATAGTCTTGTTTGCTTATAAAGACTGGACCATGCCAAAGAAAAAAGATTTGCCAGATGCAAAATAAGCAATGCAAGAATATCTGACAGGACAACCATATAAGTCAAGGACCACAAGAAAAGGTAAGAAAGACATATCTTTATACAGTAGTCAATTTCACTCTATAACAATTACTAATGTAATAAATTAATCTTTTCTGTCGTCATGGTtgcatattgttttttttttcttattaaaagtGAACATTATCATTACTGATACGTCTCGTGAATAGATGTATTTGGAATTTGACTTCAACAGTGGCGTATAGCTTAAATTTTTATGTTGATGGGCATCTTAAAATAAGTGGGCCGCTCTATATTACATGTAGGCTATAATGTCTGTATTAAATGTGCTCATTTTCAAGTGTTTGCGTAGTCTGcatttggaaaattaaaagcatTACGCTTGCAGGTGATCCGTGGTCACAAggcacgacccacggttcggctcgtaTGCAATTCGAATCGCTGATTGACACACACATGTATAAAGGGAAAGTTTACAATTTGCacatgtttcaaaggcttgcaaatgttaactttcaagtgattttaaacaatttaatcgcaaaaaggcgctaaa from Paramisgurnus dabryanus chromosome 8, PD_genome_1.1, whole genome shotgun sequence includes:
- the LOC135770363 gene encoding C3a anaphylatoxin chemotactic receptor-like → MVGTTLRPQNQTENTTNINTVENQILSSIDILKICIYLVILIMGVIGNGLVIFVTSYKMKTTVNSVWFLNLAIADFIFVFCLIINIIVTFNNKVWPFSNLMCKLTSLVTVLNMFASIFLLTAISLDRCLCTWLIVWVQNKRTLNKGRIICVFVWILSICCSIPFVINRSVQEYNGLKHCVYKSQNLTDLDVLLSLFTYRFLVGFLIPFLIIASSYIAIGVRVKRLKIEKQLRPLGVILSVILAFFICWFPFHVQQLCHISAVKYNWSYSAHKTINSAGPFIQCLAYLNSCLNPILYVFMCDEYKTKLKKSLLLVFEAAFSEEHMRYLSSRRSTSCYSESLAGEFGKQTNDTTISSSGSGQGRTSNSVW